From the genome of Duffyella gerundensis, one region includes:
- the ubiD gene encoding 4-hydroxy-3-polyprenylbenzoate decarboxylase, with amino-acid sequence MKYQDLRDFMALLEQRGELKRITQSIDPILEMTEIADRTLRAGGPALLFENPKGYDMPVLCNLFGTPKRVAMGMGQEEVSALREVGKLLAFLKEPEPPKGFRDLFDKMPQFKQVLHMPTKRLRNAPCQQKVMQGDEVDLSKIPVMKCWPEDAAPLITWGLTVTRGPHKERQNLGIYRQQVIGKNRLIMRWLSHRGGALDFQEWCKAHPGERFPVAVALGADPATILGAVTPVPDTLSEYAFAGLLRGNKTEVVKCISNDLDVPASAEIVLEGYIEPGDMAPEGPYGDHTGYYNEIDDFPVFTVTHVTQRHDAIYHSTYTGRPPDEPAVLGVALNEVLVPILIKQFPEIVDFYLPPEGCSYRLAVVTMKKQYAGHAKRVMMGVWSFLRQFMYTKFVIVCDDDVNARDWNDVIWAITTRMDPARDTVLIENTPIDYLDFASPVSGLGSKMGLDATNKWPGETQREWGRPIEKDPAVTARIDAIWDELGIFTQPPQR; translated from the coding sequence ATGAAATATCAGGACTTACGCGACTTCATGGCGTTGCTTGAGCAGCGCGGAGAGCTAAAACGCATTACCCAGTCAATCGATCCGATTCTGGAGATGACTGAAATCGCCGATCGCACCTTGCGCGCGGGCGGACCCGCTTTGCTGTTTGAAAACCCCAAAGGCTATGACATGCCGGTGCTGTGCAACCTGTTTGGCACGCCGAAACGCGTGGCGATGGGCATGGGGCAGGAAGAGGTCAGCGCCCTGCGCGAAGTGGGCAAACTGCTGGCGTTTCTGAAAGAGCCTGAACCGCCGAAAGGCTTCCGCGATCTGTTCGATAAGATGCCGCAGTTCAAGCAGGTTCTGCATATGCCGACCAAGCGGCTGCGTAATGCGCCTTGTCAGCAAAAGGTGATGCAGGGCGATGAGGTCGATCTAAGCAAAATTCCGGTGATGAAGTGCTGGCCGGAAGATGCGGCTCCGCTGATCACCTGGGGCTTGACCGTAACGCGCGGTCCGCACAAAGAGCGGCAGAATCTTGGTATCTATCGCCAACAGGTGATTGGCAAAAACCGCCTGATTATGCGCTGGTTGTCACATCGCGGCGGCGCGCTGGATTTCCAGGAATGGTGCAAAGCGCATCCGGGCGAACGCTTCCCGGTCGCCGTGGCGCTGGGCGCCGATCCCGCCACCATCCTGGGCGCGGTCACGCCGGTGCCGGATACGCTGTCAGAATATGCCTTTGCTGGTCTGCTGCGCGGCAACAAAACTGAAGTGGTGAAGTGTATCTCCAACGATCTGGACGTGCCCGCCAGTGCAGAAATTGTGCTGGAAGGGTATATCGAGCCAGGCGATATGGCGCCGGAAGGCCCCTATGGCGATCATACCGGCTACTATAATGAGATAGATGATTTCCCGGTGTTCACCGTGACGCATGTGACGCAGCGCCATGACGCCATCTATCACTCAACCTATACCGGTCGGCCGCCGGATGAGCCTGCGGTATTGGGCGTAGCGCTCAACGAAGTGCTGGTGCCCATCCTGATTAAACAGTTTCCGGAAATTGTCGATTTCTATCTGCCGCCAGAGGGCTGTTCTTACCGGCTGGCTGTGGTAACGATGAAGAAACAGTACGCCGGCCATGCCAAGCGGGTAATGATGGGCGTCTGGTCATTTCTGCGGCAGTTTATGTACACCAAATTTGTTATCGTATGTGACGACGACGTGAATGCGCGCGACTGGAACGACGTGATTTGGGCGATTACGACACGCATGGATCCGGCACGCGACACCGTGCTGATTGAAAATACGCCGATTGACTATCTCGACTTCGCCTCACCGGTTTCCGGTCTCGGCTCCAAAATGGGGCTTGATGCCACCAACAAATGGCCGGGAGAGACGCAGCGAGAATGGGGACGGCCTATCGAAAAAGATCCGGCGGTAACGGCGCGTATTGACGCGATATGGGATGAGTTAGGCATCTTTACTCAGCCGCCGCAGCGTTAA
- the fadA gene encoding acetyl-CoA C-acyltransferase FadA: protein MEHVVIVDAVRTPMGRSKGGAFRQVRAEDLSAHLMRALLSRNPALEAAQLDDIYWGCVQQTLEQGFNIARNAALLAEIPHRVPATTVNRLCGSSMQALHDGARAIMVGDAHSCLIGGVEHMGHVPMSHGVDFHPGLSKTVAKAAGMMGLTAEMLAQVHHISREMQDAFAVRSHQRAWQATQSGQFAHEIVPTYGHDADGALQRFDYDEVIRPDTHIEALAALKPAFDPRNGTVTAASSSALSDGAAAMLIMSESRAAALGLKPRARIRAMAVTGCDPSLMGFGPVPATELALKRAGLSVQDIDLFEFNEAFAAQTLPCLKALHLLDKLDEKVNLNGGAIALGHPLGCSGARISTTLLNLMEQRNAEFGLATMCIGLGQGIATVFERV from the coding sequence ATGGAACATGTAGTGATCGTAGATGCGGTACGTACGCCTATGGGCCGCTCGAAAGGCGGCGCGTTTCGCCAGGTACGAGCAGAAGACCTCTCTGCTCATCTGATGCGCGCCCTGTTAAGCCGTAACCCGGCGCTGGAAGCGGCGCAGCTGGATGATATTTATTGGGGCTGCGTACAACAAACGCTGGAACAAGGATTTAATATTGCCCGCAACGCGGCGCTGCTGGCGGAAATTCCGCATCGCGTACCGGCAACCACCGTTAACCGGCTGTGTGGCTCCTCAATGCAGGCGCTACACGATGGCGCACGGGCTATTATGGTTGGCGATGCGCACAGCTGCCTGATCGGCGGCGTTGAGCATATGGGCCACGTGCCGATGAGCCACGGCGTCGATTTCCATCCAGGCCTGAGCAAAACCGTGGCGAAGGCAGCTGGCATGATGGGACTGACTGCTGAAATGCTGGCGCAGGTGCACCATATCAGCCGTGAAATGCAGGATGCTTTCGCGGTACGTTCACATCAGCGCGCCTGGCAGGCAACCCAGTCCGGGCAGTTTGCTCATGAGATCGTGCCAACATATGGCCATGATGCCGATGGTGCGCTGCAACGCTTTGATTATGATGAGGTGATTCGTCCGGATACGCACATTGAGGCGCTTGCCGCGCTGAAACCGGCGTTTGATCCCCGCAACGGTACGGTCACCGCAGCCAGCTCTTCCGCGCTCTCCGATGGTGCCGCCGCCATGCTGATCATGAGCGAATCGCGGGCTGCCGCGCTGGGATTAAAACCGCGTGCGCGCATCCGGGCCATGGCGGTAACCGGCTGCGATCCATCATTAATGGGGTTTGGACCGGTGCCCGCCACGGAATTAGCGCTCAAGCGCGCCGGACTCAGTGTGCAGGATATCGATCTGTTTGAATTTAACGAGGCGTTTGCTGCGCAGACGTTACCTTGTCTGAAAGCGCTGCATCTGCTCGATAAGCTGGATGAGAAAGTAAACCTTAACGGTGGAGCTATTGCGCTGGGTCATCCACTGGGCTGCTCTGGTGCGCGTATCAGCACCACGCTGCTTAACCTGATGGAACAGCGTAACGCTGAGTTCGGTCTTGCTACCATGTGCATCGGTTTAGGACAGGGCATCGCTACGGTATTCGAACGCGTGTAG
- the fre gene encoding NAD(P)H-flavin reductase has product MTTLSCKVTSVEAITDTVFRVRLIPEADFSFRAGQYLMVVMDERDKRPFSLASTPMEKDIIELHIGASDHNLYAMAVMDRIQQERQITVDLPHGDAWLREEGDRPLILIAGGTGFSYARSILLTALAQQPDRDIAIYWGGRELKHLYDLDELNALAVKHPQLQVIPVVEQPEAGWQGRSGTVLTAVMQDFGTLSEHDIYIAGRFEMAKIARERFCAERGALEAHMFGDAFAFI; this is encoded by the coding sequence ATGACAACTTTAAGCTGTAAAGTGACTTCAGTTGAAGCCATCACCGATACCGTTTTCCGGGTACGTCTGATTCCGGAAGCTGATTTTAGCTTTCGGGCGGGGCAGTATCTGATGGTGGTGATGGATGAGCGCGACAAACGCCCGTTCTCACTGGCTTCAACGCCGATGGAAAAGGATATCATTGAGCTGCATATCGGGGCTTCTGACCACAATCTTTATGCGATGGCGGTAATGGATCGTATTCAGCAGGAGCGTCAGATCACCGTCGATCTGCCACATGGCGACGCCTGGCTGCGTGAAGAGGGCGATCGTCCGTTGATCCTGATCGCGGGCGGTACCGGCTTCTCCTATGCCCGTTCTATTTTGCTGACGGCGCTGGCGCAGCAGCCTGACCGCGACATCGCTATTTACTGGGGCGGCCGTGAGTTAAAGCACCTGTACGATTTGGATGAGCTGAACGCGCTGGCGGTGAAGCATCCGCAACTGCAGGTTATTCCGGTGGTGGAACAGCCTGAAGCGGGATGGCAAGGGCGCAGTGGCACCGTGCTTACCGCGGTGATGCAGGATTTTGGTACGCTCAGCGAGCACGATATTTACATCGCTGGCCGCTTTGAAATGGCCAAAATCGCCCGTGAACGTTTTTGTGCCGAGCGCGGCGCGCTGGAAGCGCACATGTTTGGCGATGCGTTTGCCTTTATCTGA
- a CDS encoding IMPACT family protein — translation MDAYEIPAEPVSVSEETIKKSRFITLLAHTDGVENARAFVQRVKAEHPAARHHCWAWVAGAPQDSQQLGFSDDGEPSGTAGKPMLAQLMGSQLGEITAVVVRYYGGIMLGTGGLVKAYGGGVQQGLKLLVPQTKTPMATFQLRCEYAQLAEVERIIKRFAGNVLHSEFQAEITLWLALPYAQVAGCRQNLSDFSRGALVLTASEHSLSG, via the coding sequence ATGGATGCTTATGAAATTCCTGCTGAGCCAGTCAGTGTCAGCGAGGAAACCATCAAGAAGAGCCGCTTTATTACGCTGTTAGCGCATACTGATGGCGTTGAAAACGCGCGGGCTTTTGTCCAGCGCGTTAAGGCGGAGCACCCGGCCGCGCGCCATCATTGCTGGGCATGGGTAGCGGGCGCGCCGCAGGATTCACAGCAGTTGGGTTTTTCCGATGATGGTGAGCCCTCTGGCACGGCTGGCAAGCCGATGCTTGCTCAGCTGATGGGCAGCCAGCTCGGTGAGATCACCGCGGTGGTTGTGCGCTATTACGGCGGTATCATGCTGGGCACCGGCGGCCTGGTAAAAGCCTATGGCGGCGGCGTACAACAGGGGCTGAAGCTGTTGGTACCGCAGACTAAAACGCCGATGGCGACTTTTCAGCTGCGGTGTGAATATGCTCAGCTTGCTGAAGTAGAAAGAATCATCAAACGCTTTGCCGGCAACGTGTTGCACAGTGAGTTCCAGGCGGAAATTACCCTCTGGCTTGCTTTGCCCTATGCACAGGTGGCAGGGTGCCGACAAAATTTGTCCGATTTTAGCCGCGGTGCGTTGGTGCTGACGGCGAGCGAACATTCTCTATCAGGTTAA
- the fadB gene encoding fatty acid oxidation complex subunit alpha FadB, whose protein sequence is MLYQSDTLSLDWLTDGIAELVFNAPGSVNKLDTATVANLGEALTLLENEPALRGLLVSSRKPAFIVGADITEFLTLFSAPANQLTDWLNDANAIFNRLEDLPVPTLTAVNGYALGGGCECVLATDFRVATPDTRIGLPETKLGIMPGFGGSVRLPRLIGADNALEIIAAGKEVDAANALSLGLVDAIVAPEKLAAAALRMLQAAIEEQSWRARRAPKLQPLKLSAVEAKMSFTTAKALVMQTAGKHYPAPLTAVKTIEAAAHLGRDGALKLETAAFVPLAQSNEARALVGIFLNDQWVKSKAKKLAQSARSPQQAAVLGAGIMGGGIAYQSAAKGVPVRMKDIRENALTLGMQEAGKLLNKQLERGKITGAQLTRIIASIQPTLSFADFDRVDIVVEAVVENPTVKRAVLQETEGQVRSDTIIASNTSTIPIGDLAQALKRPENFCGMHFFNPVHRMPLVEIIRGEKTADSTLAQVIGWALKMGKTPVVVNDCPGFFVNRVLFPYFAAFNLLLRDGADFRQIDKVMEKTFGWPMGPSWLLDIVGIDTAHHAQQVMADGFPTRMKTPEQNAIDLLFAAQRYGQKNGSGFWRWETDKKGKAVRQPDAEIAALLQPICQPARSFSDEEIIARMMIPMLNEVVRCLEENIIASPAEADMALVHGLGFPPFHGGALRYLDTLGNARFVEMAQHYAALGPLYTPPALLLQKAEQHESWYPATPARAHQPLKSV, encoded by the coding sequence ATGCTTTATCAAAGCGATACCCTTTCTCTCGACTGGCTTACCGATGGCATCGCCGAGCTGGTTTTCAATGCGCCAGGCTCGGTGAATAAACTCGATACCGCCACGGTAGCTAATCTGGGCGAAGCCCTTACCCTGCTGGAAAATGAACCCGCGCTGCGTGGCCTGCTGGTGAGTTCACGCAAGCCCGCCTTTATTGTTGGCGCCGATATCACCGAGTTTTTGACGCTGTTTTCCGCTCCGGCCAACCAGCTGACTGACTGGCTGAATGACGCCAATGCGATTTTCAACCGACTGGAAGATCTGCCGGTGCCTACGCTGACCGCCGTTAATGGTTATGCGCTGGGCGGCGGTTGCGAATGTGTACTGGCCACCGACTTTCGCGTTGCCACTCCGGATACGCGCATCGGCCTGCCAGAAACCAAGCTTGGCATCATGCCCGGCTTTGGTGGCTCCGTCCGCCTGCCGCGTTTGATCGGTGCGGATAACGCACTGGAAATCATCGCAGCGGGCAAAGAGGTGGATGCCGCCAACGCGCTGTCGCTGGGTCTGGTCGATGCCATTGTCGCGCCGGAGAAGCTGGCTGCGGCGGCGCTGCGCATGCTGCAGGCAGCGATCGAGGAGCAAAGCTGGCGGGCACGCCGTGCGCCCAAACTGCAGCCATTAAAGCTCTCAGCAGTTGAAGCGAAAATGAGCTTTACCACTGCTAAAGCGCTGGTGATGCAGACGGCCGGTAAGCACTACCCTGCGCCCTTGACTGCGGTCAAAACCATTGAAGCAGCGGCGCATCTGGGACGCGACGGCGCGTTGAAGCTGGAAACGGCTGCCTTTGTTCCGCTGGCGCAGTCAAACGAAGCACGCGCGCTGGTCGGCATTTTCCTCAACGATCAGTGGGTCAAAAGCAAAGCCAAAAAGCTCGCACAGTCGGCACGTTCGCCACAACAGGCGGCGGTGCTGGGTGCCGGAATTATGGGCGGCGGCATCGCTTATCAGTCTGCCGCCAAAGGTGTGCCGGTGCGCATGAAAGATATTCGCGAAAATGCGCTGACGCTGGGGATGCAGGAAGCGGGCAAGCTGCTGAACAAGCAGTTGGAACGCGGCAAAATTACTGGCGCACAGCTCACCCGTATCATTGCCAGCATTCAACCAACGCTCAGCTTCGCCGACTTCGATCGGGTTGATATCGTGGTGGAAGCGGTGGTGGAAAATCCAACGGTAAAACGTGCGGTGTTGCAGGAGACCGAAGGTCAGGTACGCAGCGATACCATCATTGCCAGCAATACCTCGACCATTCCAATTGGCGATCTTGCTCAGGCGTTGAAGCGGCCGGAAAATTTTTGCGGCATGCACTTTTTCAACCCGGTGCACCGTATGCCGCTGGTAGAAATTATTCGTGGCGAGAAAACTGCCGACAGCACGCTGGCGCAGGTGATTGGCTGGGCGTTGAAAATGGGTAAAACGCCGGTGGTGGTTAACGACTGTCCCGGATTTTTCGTCAACCGCGTGCTCTTTCCCTATTTTGCTGCCTTTAATCTGCTGTTACGCGACGGCGCTGATTTCCGTCAGATAGATAAGGTGATGGAAAAAACTTTTGGCTGGCCAATGGGGCCATCATGGCTGCTGGACATAGTAGGCATCGACACCGCTCATCATGCCCAGCAGGTGATGGCCGATGGTTTCCCGACGCGCATGAAGACGCCAGAGCAGAATGCCATCGATCTGCTGTTTGCCGCCCAGCGTTACGGTCAGAAAAACGGCAGCGGATTCTGGCGCTGGGAAACAGACAAAAAAGGCAAGGCGGTCAGGCAGCCCGATGCCGAAATCGCTGCGTTGCTACAGCCGATATGTCAGCCGGCGCGTTCCTTCAGCGACGAGGAGATCATCGCCCGCATGATGATTCCTATGCTGAATGAAGTGGTGCGTTGCCTGGAAGAAAATATCATCGCCTCACCAGCGGAAGCGGATATGGCGCTGGTTCATGGTCTTGGCTTCCCGCCGTTTCATGGCGGCGCACTGCGCTATCTCGATACGCTCGGCAACGCGCGGTTTGTTGAGATGGCGCAGCACTATGCCGCGCTTGGCCCGCTCTATACGCCGCCCGCTCTGCTACTGCAAAAAGCGGAGCAGCACGAAAGCTGGTATCCGGCCACGCCCGCGCGTGCTCATCAGCCGCTGAAAAGCGTGTAA
- the pepQ gene encoding Xaa-Pro dipeptidase — protein MDALNTLYKDHLATLQQRAQQALAHSQHDALLIHSGELLTVHLDDHHYPFKVNPQFKAWVPVTQVAHCWLWVDGVNKPKLWFYSPVDYWHNVEPLPHSFWTDEIEIVALRNSADIGSLLPAHRENVAYIGPVPARATQLGIRADAINPAVVMNYLDYHRAYKTDYELACMREAQKLAVAGHLAAKEAFLSGMSEFDINLAYLSATGHRDTDVPYGNIIALNEHAAVLHYTKLDARAPEEMRSFLIDAGAEYNGYAADLTRSYAAQKNSLYGQLVQEMNHQELALIDTLKAGVRYTEYHQQMHERIARMLLKFELIKGISAEAMVAENLTGPFMPHGLGHPLGLQVHDVGGFMQDEQGTSLAAPAQYPFLRCTRMLEPRMVLTIEPGFYVIDSLLEPLRNGAFSQHIDWSAIDALRPYGGIRIEDNVVIHANRLENMTRDLHLP, from the coding sequence ATGGACGCACTGAACACCCTGTATAAAGATCATCTCGCGACGTTGCAGCAACGGGCGCAGCAGGCGCTGGCACACAGCCAGCATGACGCTTTGCTGATTCACTCTGGCGAGCTGTTAACCGTGCATCTGGACGATCATCATTATCCGTTCAAGGTTAATCCGCAGTTCAAAGCCTGGGTGCCGGTCACGCAGGTCGCCCACTGTTGGCTGTGGGTCGATGGCGTGAATAAACCCAAACTGTGGTTTTACTCACCGGTAGACTACTGGCACAACGTGGAACCGCTGCCGCATAGCTTCTGGACCGATGAGATTGAGATCGTTGCGCTGCGAAACAGTGCGGACATTGGCAGTTTGCTGCCAGCACATCGTGAAAATGTTGCCTATATTGGCCCGGTTCCGGCACGCGCAACGCAGCTGGGCATCCGCGCCGATGCCATCAATCCTGCCGTGGTGATGAATTACCTTGATTACCATCGCGCTTACAAAACCGACTATGAGCTGGCCTGTATGCGCGAGGCGCAAAAGCTGGCGGTGGCGGGGCATCTGGCAGCAAAAGAAGCCTTCCTTTCCGGCATGAGCGAGTTTGATATCAACCTCGCTTATTTATCGGCTACCGGCCATCGCGACACCGATGTGCCTTACGGCAATATCATCGCGCTTAACGAACATGCCGCTGTGCTCCATTACACCAAACTCGATGCGCGTGCGCCGGAAGAGATGCGCAGCTTTTTGATCGACGCCGGTGCGGAATATAACGGCTACGCGGCCGATCTCACCCGTAGCTATGCCGCCCAGAAAAACTCGCTGTATGGCCAGCTGGTGCAGGAGATGAACCACCAGGAGCTGGCGCTGATCGACACCCTGAAAGCGGGCGTGCGCTACACCGAATATCATCAGCAGATGCATGAGCGCATTGCCAGGATGCTGCTGAAGTTTGAGTTGATAAAAGGCATCAGCGCAGAGGCGATGGTAGCGGAAAACCTTACCGGGCCGTTTATGCCTCACGGGTTGGGTCATCCATTAGGCTTGCAGGTACATGATGTCGGTGGCTTTATGCAGGATGAGCAGGGCACGTCGCTGGCGGCACCTGCGCAATATCCGTTCCTGCGCTGCACACGTATGCTCGAACCACGCATGGTGCTGACCATCGAGCCGGGATTCTATGTGATCGATTCCCTGCTGGAGCCGCTGCGCAACGGTGCATTTAGCCAGCATATTGACTGGTCGGCTATCGATGCGCTCAGGCCTTATGGCGGCATCCGCATTGAAGATAACGTGGTGATTCACGCGAATCGTTTAGAAAACATGACGCGCGATCTGCACCTGCCCTGA